A stretch of Triticum aestivum cultivar Chinese Spring chromosome 1D, IWGSC CS RefSeq v2.1, whole genome shotgun sequence DNA encodes these proteins:
- the LOC123168182 gene encoding actin-depolymerizing factor 10 isoform X2: protein MIPSSIRFLDPASHRKTKLIPPQPNLLHRPWDRSLGPPASLGSTSATPPRDQDLGEREHMALAAAAALAWPCLGGNSPAWIDVPERSKSAFMELKRRKVHRYVIFKIDDITEEVVVEKTGAPGESYDDFTASLPVDDCRYAVYDLDFVSDDNCRKSKIFFISWSPDDSRIRAKTIYAVSRNQFRHELDGVHFEIQATDPDDMDLEVLRVRANRT, encoded by the exons ATGATCCCATCATCAATACGCTTTCTCGATCCCGCCTCCCATCGGAAAACTAAACTAATCCCACCTCAACCCAATCTCCTCCACCGCCCGTGGGATCGATCCCTCGGCCCGCCCGCCTCCCTCGGATCGACCAGCGCCACCCCGCCGCGAGACCAGGATCTTGGCGAGCGAGAGCAcatggcgctggcggcggcggcggccttggcGTGGCCATGCCTG GGTGGGAACTCGCCGGCGTGGATTGACGTGCCGGAGCGGAGCAAGAGCGCGTTCATGGAGCTGAAGAGGAGGAAGGTGCACCGGTACGTGATATTCAAGATCGACGACATCACGGAGGAGGTCGTGGTCGAGAAGACCGGCGCGCCCGGGGAGAGCTATGACGACTTCACGGCCTCGCTGCCTGTGGACGACTGCCGCTACGCCGTCTACGACCTGGATTTCGTCAGCGACGACAACTGCCGCAAGAGCAAGATTTTCTTCATCTCCTG GTCTCCTGATGATTCTCGCATCCGTGCAAAGACCATATATGCTGTGTCCAGGAATCAATTCCGCCACGAGCTCGACGGGGTGCACTTTGAGATCCAGGCAACTGACCCTGACGACATGGACTTGGAAGTTCTCAGGGTCCGTGCTAATAGAACCTGA
- the LOC123168182 gene encoding actin-depolymerizing factor 10 isoform X1, with product MIPSSIRFLDPASHRKTKLIPPQPNLLHRPWDRSLGPPASLGSTSATPPRDQDLGEREHMALAAAAALAWPCLVSSHPQPLSAPPLLTPPPGFLGGNSNSAMEFLGFTLMGGNSPAWIDVPERSKSAFMELKRRKVHRYVIFKIDDITEEVVVEKTGAPGESYDDFTASLPVDDCRYAVYDLDFVSDDNCRKSKIFFISWSPDDSRIRAKTIYAVSRNQFRHELDGVHFEIQATDPDDMDLEVLRVRANRT from the exons ATGATCCCATCATCAATACGCTTTCTCGATCCCGCCTCCCATCGGAAAACTAAACTAATCCCACCTCAACCCAATCTCCTCCACCGCCCGTGGGATCGATCCCTCGGCCCGCCCGCCTCCCTCGGATCGACCAGCGCCACCCCGCCGCGAGACCAGGATCTTGGCGAGCGAGAGCAcatggcgctggcggcggcggcggccttggcGTGGCCATGCCTGGTGAGTTCCCACCCCCAGCCCTTGTCCGCCCCTCCCCTTTTAACCCCTCCGCCGGGCTTCCTCGGCGGCAATAGCAACAGCGCCATGGAGTTTCTTGGGTTTACGCTCATG GGTGGGAACTCGCCGGCGTGGATTGACGTGCCGGAGCGGAGCAAGAGCGCGTTCATGGAGCTGAAGAGGAGGAAGGTGCACCGGTACGTGATATTCAAGATCGACGACATCACGGAGGAGGTCGTGGTCGAGAAGACCGGCGCGCCCGGGGAGAGCTATGACGACTTCACGGCCTCGCTGCCTGTGGACGACTGCCGCTACGCCGTCTACGACCTGGATTTCGTCAGCGACGACAACTGCCGCAAGAGCAAGATTTTCTTCATCTCCTG GTCTCCTGATGATTCTCGCATCCGTGCAAAGACCATATATGCTGTGTCCAGGAATCAATTCCGCCACGAGCTCGACGGGGTGCACTTTGAGATCCAGGCAACTGACCCTGACGACATGGACTTGGAAGTTCTCAGGGTCCGTGCTAATAGAACCTGA